A stretch of DNA from Acinetobacter sp. C26M:
GCTACCCCAAGCGGAACAGGCTGCGATTCTTCAACTGTTGCAAAGCAAGATTGAGCAACTGGCAGCAAAGTCGATGCCGAAGGCTGATCGTCGTGCCAGTTTGGAAGCTTATTTAACGGATTATAGCCGTCATTTAAAACAGCATTACTATCAGTAAAGCCAGGCTTTATTCATTAGCTGAGTTCGACTTCAATGTCCATCTATCTAATAGAAAATAAGATGATCGGAGTCTGGTCAAATACTCATCCAATTTCAGGATCAGCCACGAAGTCTTGCACTTCAGTTGAAATATATTTCAACTTTGTTCAGGCTAGCCCTACTTTTCTTTCGGGATGAGGAGCGAAGCTCCGCAAGGAACAGTTATCTTGCGCTCAGACAAAGCGTTGCTTTGTTGATCTTCGCTCAGGTTGTGGATGACGTTGCCGAGTATCATAAAATTTATGAGGGTTCGATTAATAGTGAACCTTTTTCTAAATCCCACTGTTTAGAATACGGATTTTTACATCGGCTACATGGTCTTTGGTTGCTTCAAAATGTTGCTGCATATGGGCAGTTTGCATATGGGCTTCTAAATGAGCAGTACTCTGCCATTTCTCTAACATGACAATCGTATTCTCATCAGTGGCCTGCATCTCAATCGCAGGAAGATGATCAATCAAAGGCTCATAGCCATGACAGCCAGCTTCTGCCAGTACTGTTGGAATGATTTTTTCAAATGCATCTAATACCGCTTGGCGATGTTCAGCACCTGCATGTGTATAAATTTCAGCAATAATGGTTAGCATGTTATTTTCTCACTTAATGGCTTGCTGCAAAAAGTTGGTCTAAATGTGCTTTGTACGCTTCGATATAACTTGGCACATTTGGCGCCTTGATGACATCATTCACGATAAAAGTCGGTAGTGAGTCCATACCCAAGAATTGATTGGCTTTATGGAAAGGTAAATAAACACCATCCACACCCACGCCGTGGAAGAACTGATCTGGATCGGTAAAGGCTTCCATCGGTGCGTTCCATGTCAAAGACAACATGTATTTTTTACCTTGGATTAAACCACCTGAACCATATTTTTTAGAGGCATCTGAACGACTACGGCCATCACTGGCATAAAGTGAACCATGCCCAATCGTGAAGATATCATCGATGTATTTTTTCATGGTCCACGGTGCACCCATCCACCAACCTGGCATTTGGTAAATCACCACATCTGCCCATAGGTATTTGGCAATTTCGGCTTGAATATCATAGTCACTGTCAGTACGGGTGACTTGAACGCTATGACCTAAAGCTTTTAAATGCGTTTCAGAAAAAGCGGTCAATGTGTCGTTCAATTCACCATTTGAATGTTCAAATTGTTTGGCGCCATTAATAATTAAAATATTGCTCATGCGATTACTCAAAAATAAATCTCTAAAAACTGGAAAGCATTTTAGAAAATCTATTCATGAGTAAAAATGCATAAATGAGCAAAATACTATTGATCAAAAATCAATAATTAAATTATTCAGCTTTTGATTTTTTAGTCTTATACCACCGACGAGCGCCCCATAGAATCGCGATCGCCAAATACAGCGGCCATAGCATGACTAACCAAATAATGGTTTCTCTAAAGCCGTATAAACCCACTTTAATCGCTTCCCAAATCCGACTGAATAGCGGATCACTGTCTAAAGTGGCAATACGATTGATATTCAGATCATGCGTTTTACGTACTTGTGACTGCTGGAAGAATTCCAGTCGAATGGTGCTATAAGCCAAACGATCTTTAACTTCTAAATTGGTCAGTTGCTGCAGCTGATTGTTCACCGTATTTGATCCGCTGTTACTTTGATTGGCAGTAT
This window harbors:
- a CDS encoding putative quinol monooxygenase codes for the protein MLTIIAEIYTHAGAEHRQAVLDAFEKIIPTVLAEAGCHGYEPLIDHLPAIEMQATDENTIVMLEKWQSTAHLEAHMQTAHMQQHFEATKDHVADVKIRILNSGI
- a CDS encoding NAD(P)H-dependent oxidoreductase encodes the protein MSNILIINGAKQFEHSNGELNDTLTAFSETHLKALGHSVQVTRTDSDYDIQAEIAKYLWADVVIYQMPGWWMGAPWTMKKYIDDIFTIGHGSLYASDGRSRSDASKKYGSGGLIQGKKYMLSLTWNAPMEAFTDPDQFFHGVGVDGVYLPFHKANQFLGMDSLPTFIVNDVIKAPNVPSYIEAYKAHLDQLFAASH